One segment of Panicum virgatum strain AP13 chromosome 3K, P.virgatum_v5, whole genome shotgun sequence DNA contains the following:
- the LOC120699382 gene encoding cucumber peeling cupredoxin-like has translation MARLPRLPAAAAFAVAVLLSAAALPAARAASPAADDAPEYRNHTVGGADGWFFDARTNATSGNYSGWANGETFYLGDYLIFKTNDNSSVVHTTNATTYDLCDPSDDLSPVTYIYGGGGGLEENTIPVPLVEEGANYFFSDADGGAQCQQGMRFEVKVEHGQGLPPSLKNPPPAPKERVLAPPPAGTAFSGTGGVEPGDGAGDNGGAGRSGACRAAAAGGRFLGAAVAVALAALVAA, from the exons ATGGCGCGGCTCCCGCGActgcccgccgcggcggccttcGCCGTGGCCGTCCTCCTCtcggccgccgcgctgccggcggcgcgggccgcgtcgccggcggcggacgaCGCGCCCGAGTACCGGAACCACACCGTGGGCGGCGCCGACGGCTGGTTCTTCGACGCCAGGACCAACGCCACCTCCGGAAACTACTCCGGTTGGGCCAACGGCGAGACGTTCTACCTCGGTGACTACCTCA TATTCAAGACGAACGACAACTCGTCGGTGGTGCACACCACCAACGCCACCACCTACGACCTCTGCGACCCCTCCGACGACCTGTCTCCGGTCACCTAcatctacggcggcggcggcggcctcgaggAGAACACCATCCCGGTCCCTCTCGTCGAGGAGGGCGCCAACTACTTCTTctccgacgccgacggcggcgcgcagtGCCAGCAGGGGATGCGCTTCGAGGTCAAGGTCGAGCACGGCCAGGGCCTGCCGCCGTCGCTGAAGAACCCGCCCCCGGCGCCCAAGGAGCGCGTcctcgcgccgccaccggccgggACGGCCTTCTCGGGCACAGGCGGGGTCGAGCCAGGGGACGGCGCCGGGGACaacggcggcgcgggcaggaGCGGCGCgtgcagagcggcggcggccggcggccggttcTTAGGGGCGGCTGTCGCTGTGGCGCTGGCGGCTCTGGTTGCTGCCTGA